The Haloarcula sp. H-GB4 genome contains a region encoding:
- a CDS encoding EthD domain-containing protein produces the protein MTKIVDLLIRRDGYTHEEFADRWQGDHSELAKDLPGLQRYVTSVPTDPERAAYDGVLELYFEDMDALSDAFDSDLAETVQADAAEFIDLEAGPRLIVEETVQLDERDD, from the coding sequence ATGACAAAAATCGTTGATTTGCTCATCCGGAGAGACGGTTACACGCATGAGGAGTTCGCTGACCGATGGCAAGGCGACCACTCGGAGCTAGCGAAGGATCTGCCGGGACTGCAACGCTACGTGACATCCGTACCAACGGACCCGGAGCGCGCAGCCTACGACGGTGTGCTTGAGCTATATTTCGAGGACATGGACGCACTCAGCGACGCGTTCGATTCAGACCTTGCCGAGACGGTCCAGGCCGACGCGGCTGAGTTTATCGATCTGGAGGCCGGCCCCCGGCTTATCGTCGAGGAAACGGTCCAGCTCGACGAAAGAGACGACTGA
- a CDS encoding IclR family transcriptional regulator — protein MAIPPAVNRPVGTIERAIEIMEYLKENDTATVSEMTDHLDCAKSTTHRYLKTLAANSLLIEDDNEYQLGIRFLDYGEVARNKYRLYDEAKPRVDELAEETEEKIWCAVEEHGRSVHIYGAQGKHSVQTYARVGHRNYLHQHAAGKAILAHLPDSQITETIDRHGLPGQTPQTITERDELWEEIETIRDRGYAFNFEESVEGLHAVGAPITDENDIAIGAISVSGPASRLEGSILRDELPTLLLGVVNEIGINMAHP, from the coding sequence ATGGCAATCCCGCCCGCTGTCAACAGGCCGGTCGGAACGATCGAGAGAGCAATCGAGATCATGGAGTATCTCAAGGAAAACGACACGGCCACGGTGTCAGAAATGACAGACCACCTCGACTGTGCGAAGAGTACGACACACAGATACCTGAAGACGCTCGCAGCAAACAGTCTCCTCATCGAGGACGACAACGAGTATCAGCTCGGTATTCGCTTTCTGGACTATGGCGAAGTGGCACGGAACAAATACCGGCTCTACGACGAGGCGAAGCCACGGGTCGACGAACTCGCGGAGGAAACCGAGGAAAAAATCTGGTGTGCCGTTGAAGAACACGGCCGGAGCGTCCACATCTACGGCGCGCAGGGCAAACACTCGGTGCAGACGTACGCCCGGGTTGGCCATCGGAACTATCTCCACCAGCACGCCGCGGGGAAGGCAATATTGGCACACCTTCCCGATAGCCAGATCACAGAGACCATCGACAGGCACGGCTTGCCCGGCCAGACGCCACAGACAATCACCGAAAGAGACGAACTCTGGGAGGAAATCGAGACGATACGCGACCGCGGATACGCGTTCAACTTTGAGGAGTCTGTGGAGGGTCTGCATGCGGTCGGAGCGCCGATAACAGACGAAAACGACATTGCCATCGGGGCGATCAGTGTTTCCGGTCCGGCGAGCCGTCTTGAGGGCTCCATTCTCCGAGACGAACTACCGACGCTGTTACTGGGTGTTGTCAACGAGATCGGCATCAATATGGCCCACCCATGA
- a CDS encoding enoyl-CoA hydratase/isomerase family protein, translating to MTDLADAAADCETVSVSVGDRVENVATVELHRPEARNALNAQLRSEFKQVFDAIPDSDVRAIVLTGAADTGAFVAGADVTELRERDMLEQREASKRPRVYEYVDECPMPVIARINGHALGGGCELIQAADIRIAHTDAKFGQPEINLGIMPGGGGTQRLPRLVGEGHAMRLILTGELIDATEAADIGLVDEVHDDDSFDERVYDIASSIAEKSPAALELAKKSVRASSRMDLEAGIEYEAELFATGDKDEGIDAFLEDREPEWASE from the coding sequence ATGACGGACCTCGCTGACGCCGCGGCGGACTGTGAAACGGTTTCGGTGAGTGTCGGGGACCGCGTGGAGAACGTCGCCACCGTCGAGTTGCACCGCCCGGAGGCTCGAAACGCGCTCAACGCCCAGTTGCGGTCAGAGTTCAAACAGGTCTTCGACGCAATCCCGGACAGCGACGTTCGCGCCATCGTGTTGACTGGCGCGGCAGACACGGGCGCATTCGTTGCGGGTGCGGACGTGACAGAACTCCGCGAGCGGGATATGCTAGAGCAACGGGAGGCGAGTAAGCGACCACGGGTCTACGAATACGTCGACGAGTGCCCGATGCCGGTCATCGCCCGTATCAACGGGCACGCCCTCGGCGGCGGCTGTGAACTGATTCAGGCGGCTGATATTCGGATCGCGCATACCGATGCGAAGTTCGGCCAGCCGGAAATCAACCTCGGCATCATGCCCGGTGGTGGCGGAACACAGCGACTGCCGCGTCTGGTCGGTGAGGGCCACGCAATGCGGCTTATCCTCACTGGCGAACTCATAGACGCGACGGAGGCCGCCGATATCGGCCTCGTTGACGAGGTCCACGATGACGATTCCTTCGATGAGCGGGTGTACGACATCGCGTCGTCGATTGCAGAAAAAAGCCCAGCGGCGCTCGAACTCGCGAAGAAATCAGTCCGTGCCAGCTCCCGAATGGACCTCGAAGCCGGCATCGAGTACGAAGCTGAACTGTTCGCAACTGGTGACAAGGACGAAGGGATCGACGCGTTCCTCGAAGACAGAGAGCCGGAGTGGGCCAGCGAGTGA
- a CDS encoding 3-hydroxyacyl-CoA dehydrogenase family protein: protein MHVAILGAGTMGHGIAQVSAMAGHDVSLRDIEADIVDDGLAAIESNLEEGIAREKVTESTAEATLDRLTGTTSLEEAVTGADLVVEAVPENMEIKHETLTAVESHVDPATLIASNTSSLSLTEIASVLDSPERAIGLHFFNPVHIMALVEIVVAEQTSAETVSRAREFVNGIDKTPVEVADAPGFASSRLGVSLGVEAMRMVQEGVATPQDIDAAMELGYNHPMGPIELGDVVGLDVRLDILEYLREELGERFRPPQILKRKVRAGKLGKKSGEGFYVWEDGDIVGTSGDWGDA, encoded by the coding sequence ATGCACGTAGCTATCCTAGGCGCCGGTACCATGGGCCACGGTATCGCTCAGGTGTCGGCAATGGCCGGTCACGATGTCTCTCTCCGTGATATCGAGGCGGATATCGTCGACGACGGCCTGGCCGCCATCGAGTCGAATCTGGAGGAGGGTATCGCCCGGGAGAAAGTGACCGAATCCACGGCCGAGGCAACCCTGGACCGCCTGACCGGAACGACATCGCTGGAGGAGGCCGTGACCGGGGCAGACCTCGTTGTGGAAGCAGTCCCCGAAAACATGGAGATCAAACACGAGACGCTCACTGCGGTCGAATCCCACGTCGACCCGGCAACGCTTATTGCGTCAAACACTTCCTCGCTATCACTGACTGAGATTGCGAGCGTCCTCGACTCTCCTGAACGAGCTATCGGCCTCCACTTCTTCAATCCGGTACACATCATGGCACTCGTCGAGATCGTCGTCGCGGAACAGACGAGTGCCGAGACGGTTTCGCGTGCCCGGGAGTTCGTGAACGGGATCGACAAGACACCGGTAGAGGTGGCCGATGCGCCGGGCTTTGCCTCCTCCCGTCTTGGCGTCTCGCTGGGCGTCGAAGCGATGCGGATGGTGCAAGAGGGCGTTGCAACACCGCAGGACATCGATGCTGCGATGGAACTCGGCTACAATCACCCGATGGGACCGATCGAACTCGGTGACGTCGTCGGTCTCGACGTCCGACTCGACATCCTCGAATACCTGCGGGAGGAACTCGGTGAACGGTTCCGCCCGCCACAGATCCTGAAACGGAAGGTCCGAGCCGGGAAGCTCGGCAAGAAATCCGGCGAGGGATTCTACGTCTGGGAGGACGGAGACATCGTCGGCACCAGCGGCGATTGGGGGGACGCATGA
- a CDS encoding thiolase family protein, giving the protein MTTSDSQAVVVDAVRTPQAPKDGALAETHPEDLVTTVLTALVDRTGVPAIEWDDFRLGCANQEAEQGRNLARQSILAGGFPETVPGATTTRLCGSSLTTLVDAARAIEAGDGAVYPVAGVEHMSTVPFSDWLHPAIEQRYDPDRLPMGQTAETIARDHDISRNAQDEFALRSHERAVAAMESGRFDAETVPVHTDETAIETDNTPRADTSVEQLNELPTVFRDDEAATVTPGNASPLTDGAAGMLVTSAAYADQHDLDVLGRVETRSVAGVDPLVMGRGPIPATRAALDDAGLTIDDIDLVELNEAFAAQSLHCKRELGIPAERLNVNGGAIALGHPLGCSGARITTTLLHEMRRQDATHGLATMCVGFGQGVAVVFERD; this is encoded by the coding sequence ATGACCACTTCCGACTCGCAAGCCGTTGTTGTCGACGCCGTACGAACGCCACAGGCACCGAAGGATGGCGCACTGGCTGAGACACATCCCGAAGACCTCGTCACCACTGTGCTCACTGCACTTGTTGATCGGACCGGTGTCCCAGCGATTGAGTGGGACGACTTCCGGCTCGGGTGTGCAAATCAGGAGGCAGAGCAGGGACGAAACCTCGCCCGGCAGTCGATACTCGCCGGCGGGTTCCCCGAGACGGTGCCCGGAGCGACAACGACCCGGCTGTGTGGCTCGTCACTGACAACACTCGTTGACGCCGCTCGCGCCATCGAGGCGGGCGACGGTGCAGTGTATCCGGTCGCCGGCGTCGAACACATGAGCACCGTCCCCTTCTCCGACTGGCTGCATCCCGCTATCGAACAGCGGTACGACCCCGACAGGCTGCCGATGGGGCAAACGGCCGAAACCATCGCACGGGATCACGATATCAGCCGTAACGCCCAGGACGAGTTCGCGCTGCGGTCACACGAGCGTGCGGTCGCTGCCATGGAAAGCGGGCGGTTCGATGCAGAGACCGTGCCAGTCCACACCGACGAGACAGCGATAGAGACCGACAATACGCCACGGGCAGATACGTCAGTCGAGCAGTTGAACGAACTCCCAACGGTGTTCCGCGACGACGAGGCGGCGACGGTCACGCCGGGGAACGCATCGCCGCTGACTGACGGGGCTGCTGGGATGCTCGTCACTTCGGCGGCGTACGCAGACCAACATGATCTCGATGTCCTCGGCCGGGTCGAGACGCGGTCTGTCGCCGGTGTCGATCCGTTGGTAATGGGGCGGGGGCCGATTCCGGCAACGCGTGCTGCACTGGACGACGCCGGCCTGACAATCGACGATATCGATCTCGTGGAACTCAACGAGGCCTTTGCCGCGCAGAGTCTTCACTGCAAGCGCGAACTGGGGATTCCGGCCGAACGGCTCAACGTCAACGGCGGGGCTATCGCGTTAGGACATCCCCTTGGGTGTTCGGGAGCACGAATCACCACAACGTTACTGCACGAGATGCGACGGCAGGACGCGACGCATGGACTGGCGACGATGTGCGTCGGTTTCGGTCAGGGTGTCGCGGTTGTGTTCGAACGTGACTGA
- a CDS encoding zinc ribbon domain-containing protein: MTASGLAAIGAYAPRLRIDAAEFEAAWGRFDAAGIDEKAVPDADEDAVTMGVESARRALTAADASGTDVAHLAFATTTPPMAEEDLAARLCSILNVPDDAKTQTMTGSTHVGAQALDATMDGGPFGDGVGLVIISDCPRGDPDSEIEHAAGAGSVALVVDDNGPGTVIERASHTEPYPGTRFRTGGNDRTTGLGVTQYDRDAFTTTLNSAADRLDVSMDTVDAAAVQSPDGKLPYRATGALGVDAETIAAADTVSTLGDTGAASAFLGAATAFEDDAERVLIAAYGSGASATLFVATGPVPVETALDSAVSLSYAEYLRRRGEITRDEPEGGGAYVSVPSWQRTIPQRHRLVAGRCSACGALNFPPTGACTDCHERTSDFEAVELPGTGAVEAVTTIEQGGAPPEFVAQQSKSGQFDSAIVALDSPSGEQTVSVPAQVLQATDEVTIGTPVVLTTRRIYTQEGVIRYGFKAQVASQRR, from the coding sequence ATGACTGCCTCAGGCCTTGCGGCTATCGGTGCGTACGCGCCCCGTCTGCGGATCGATGCCGCGGAGTTCGAAGCCGCGTGGGGTCGGTTCGATGCAGCGGGGATCGACGAGAAGGCGGTCCCCGACGCGGACGAGGACGCCGTCACGATGGGTGTCGAATCGGCTCGCCGTGCGCTCACTGCGGCCGACGCGTCCGGCACGGATGTCGCGCATCTGGCCTTCGCGACGACGACGCCACCGATGGCTGAAGAGGACCTCGCAGCGAGGCTCTGCAGTATTCTCAACGTCCCCGACGATGCGAAGACCCAGACGATGACCGGCTCCACGCACGTCGGTGCACAGGCACTGGACGCAACCATGGATGGCGGGCCGTTCGGGGACGGTGTCGGCCTCGTCATCATCAGCGACTGTCCGCGGGGCGATCCTGACAGCGAGATCGAACACGCCGCCGGTGCCGGGAGCGTTGCGCTCGTTGTCGATGATAACGGTCCCGGGACCGTAATCGAGCGGGCATCACACACGGAGCCGTACCCCGGAACGCGTTTCAGAACGGGTGGAAACGACCGGACGACTGGGCTGGGCGTTACACAGTACGACCGCGACGCGTTCACGACCACGCTCAACAGTGCGGCGGACAGACTCGACGTGTCGATGGATACGGTCGATGCGGCAGCGGTCCAGTCTCCGGACGGAAAACTCCCGTATCGGGCGACAGGTGCGCTCGGGGTCGACGCAGAGACTATTGCCGCTGCGGACACAGTCAGTACGCTCGGGGACACCGGCGCGGCAAGTGCATTTCTCGGAGCGGCGACAGCGTTTGAAGACGACGCCGAACGCGTGCTGATCGCCGCGTACGGGAGCGGTGCGAGTGCGACGCTGTTTGTCGCTACTGGTCCCGTTCCGGTCGAAACTGCGCTGGACAGTGCTGTCTCCCTGTCCTACGCCGAGTACCTCAGGCGGCGAGGCGAGATTACACGCGACGAACCCGAGGGTGGCGGAGCCTACGTCAGCGTCCCGTCCTGGCAGCGGACGATTCCGCAACGGCACCGGCTCGTCGCCGGCCGGTGTTCCGCGTGCGGTGCGTTGAATTTTCCGCCGACCGGGGCCTGCACGGACTGTCACGAGCGCACCAGTGATTTTGAGGCTGTCGAACTACCCGGGACAGGGGCGGTCGAGGCAGTGACGACTATCGAACAGGGCGGTGCGCCGCCCGAATTCGTCGCCCAGCAGTCCAAGAGCGGCCAGTTCGACAGTGCTATCGTCGCGCTCGATAGTCCATCGGGCGAGCAGACCGTAAGCGTCCCTGCACAGGTGCTTCAGGCGACGGACGAAGTCACGATAGGCACACCTGTCGTGCTGACGACGCGACGCATCTACACGCAGGAGGGTGTCATCAGATACGGCTTCAAAGCACAGGTCGCCAGTCAGCGCCGGTAG
- a CDS encoding thiolase domain-containing protein, whose amino-acid sequence MRDAYLIGAGQTPFGSMPEESYRSLFDHAVSEAFDSVDHGIDTEAIDEAVVGSLGVGGRQLGLSGPAATEHAGLHGVPSVRVENACAASGYAVRQAVQAVKSGMADVALAGGVEVMTDMSSDVTKYWLGVSGETEWERLTGTTFSGVYAQMASAYLREYEASEEHLSMVAVKNHRNGAQNPKAHLGFECSLEDAVDAPVVADPLNLYHCCPTSDGAAVALIASEDVVEQYTDDPVRVAGVGAASDRVGLFQRDSYTSISASEMAADTAYDRAGIGPDDLDFAEVHDCFTIAELLAYEDLGFCGRGEAPQLLEAGTTEADGAMPVNLSGGLKSKGHPIGATGAGQLVEAFKQLTGSAADRQLAAPKYGLTHNVGGSGGSAVVHVLEREAAR is encoded by the coding sequence ATGCGGGATGCGTATCTCATCGGCGCGGGGCAAACGCCATTTGGCTCAATGCCCGAAGAGAGTTACAGATCACTGTTCGACCACGCAGTCAGTGAAGCCTTCGACAGTGTCGACCACGGTATCGACACGGAAGCGATAGATGAAGCGGTCGTTGGCTCACTCGGCGTGGGCGGTCGACAACTCGGTCTCTCGGGACCGGCAGCAACCGAACACGCCGGGCTCCACGGCGTCCCCAGCGTGCGCGTTGAAAACGCCTGTGCCGCGTCGGGCTACGCCGTCCGACAGGCAGTGCAGGCGGTCAAAAGCGGGATGGCCGACGTGGCGCTGGCTGGTGGCGTCGAAGTGATGACGGACATGAGCAGCGACGTGACGAAGTACTGGCTCGGTGTCTCCGGCGAAACAGAGTGGGAGCGGCTGACCGGGACGACGTTCTCTGGCGTTTACGCACAGATGGCAAGTGCGTATCTACGGGAGTACGAGGCCAGTGAGGAGCACCTCTCGATGGTGGCGGTCAAGAACCATCGAAACGGCGCACAGAACCCGAAGGCGCATCTTGGATTTGAATGCTCGCTTGAAGACGCCGTCGACGCACCGGTTGTCGCAGACCCATTGAACCTCTATCACTGCTGTCCGACCTCTGACGGCGCAGCAGTCGCGCTCATCGCCAGCGAGGATGTTGTTGAGCAGTACACTGACGACCCGGTCCGGGTCGCCGGGGTCGGCGCGGCCAGCGACCGCGTTGGTCTGTTCCAGCGGGACAGCTACACTTCGATTTCTGCCTCGGAAATGGCCGCGGACACAGCCTATGACCGCGCCGGGATCGGCCCTGACGACCTCGATTTCGCCGAGGTCCACGACTGCTTCACCATCGCCGAACTACTTGCATACGAGGACCTCGGGTTCTGTGGCCGTGGCGAGGCACCGCAGTTACTCGAAGCGGGAACGACTGAAGCTGACGGAGCGATGCCGGTCAATCTCTCCGGGGGGCTGAAATCAAAAGGTCACCCTATCGGCGCAACCGGTGCCGGACAGCTTGTCGAAGCGTTCAAACAGCTCACCGGCAGTGCCGCGGACCGGCAGCTAGCGGCCCCGAAGTACGGGCTCACGCACAATGTGGGTGGGAGCGGCGGCAGCGCAGTTGTCCATGTCCTCGAACGGGAGGCTGCACGATGA